A genomic region of Deltaproteobacteria bacterium contains the following coding sequences:
- a CDS encoding NAD-dependent epimerase/dehydratase family protein: MTRTLVTGGTGFLGRHLVEHLLARGESTLRVLTTGPAPRWLEALGAEVVQGSITEPEVATRAVAGVETIYHLAGRVSRSPDDARLMHAIHVDGTRHLCEAAKAARVRRIVLVSTSGTLAVTETGLRIPDESHAAPLELIGRWPYYASKYYQEETAARACEGGPELVTVNPSLLLGPGDDRLSSTQDVLRFLKEEIPVVPSGGMNFVDARDVAPALVAAMERGRPGEKYLLGGPNWTCAEFFGRLARITKVPGPRLKLPDRLTLLGARVMDSLYRHFDRVPPVDYTSVEMATYFWYLDDGRARRELSFTTRDPGETLLDTVSYLRRHLLESDAFSDPPAELPA, translated from the coding sequence ATGACGCGCACCCTCGTGACCGGCGGAACCGGCTTTCTGGGACGACACCTCGTCGAGCACCTGCTCGCCCGAGGAGAGAGCACGTTGCGCGTTCTCACCACCGGGCCGGCGCCGCGCTGGCTGGAGGCGCTCGGCGCGGAGGTGGTGCAGGGCTCGATCACCGAGCCCGAGGTCGCCACGCGCGCGGTCGCGGGGGTCGAGACGATCTACCACCTGGCGGGGCGGGTCTCGCGCAGCCCCGACGACGCGCGGCTGATGCACGCCATCCACGTGGACGGGACGCGCCACCTCTGCGAGGCCGCGAAAGCGGCGCGGGTGCGGCGCATCGTGCTCGTCTCGACCAGCGGCACGCTCGCCGTGACCGAGACGGGGCTGCGGATCCCCGACGAGAGCCACGCCGCGCCGCTCGAGCTGATCGGACGCTGGCCCTACTACGCCAGCAAGTACTATCAGGAGGAGACCGCAGCGCGCGCGTGCGAGGGGGGGCCGGAGCTCGTGACCGTGAACCCGAGTCTGCTCCTCGGCCCGGGCGACGACCGGCTGAGCTCCACGCAGGACGTCCTGCGTTTCCTGAAGGAGGAGATCCCCGTCGTCCCCTCCGGAGGGATGAACTTCGTGGACGCGCGAGACGTGGCCCCGGCGCTCGTGGCGGCCATGGAGCGCGGGCGCCCCGGCGAGAAGTACCTGCTCGGCGGACCGAACTGGACCTGCGCGGAGTTCTTCGGACGCCTCGCGCGCATTACCAAGGTCCCCGGGCCGCGGTTGAAGCTCCCCGACCGGCTGACGCTCCTCGGGGCGCGCGTGATGGACAGCCTCTACCGGCATTTCGACCGCGTCCCTCCAGTGGATTACACGAGCGTCGAGATGGCGACCTACTTCTGGTACCTGGACGATGGCCGCGCGCGCCGCGAGCTCAGCTTCACCACGCGGGACCCGGGGGAGACGCTGCTCGACACCGTGAGCTACCTGCGGCGACACCTCCTCGAGAGCGACGCCTTCTCCGATCCGCCCGCCGAGCTTCCGGCCTGA
- a CDS encoding sulfite exporter TauE/SafE family protein, whose product MDPTAPLGLSLLCLAVALGAALYSAGGHGGGSAYLALFALFGMPAAVMKPTALAMNVLVAGVAVVRFGRSGAVPWRLLVPLCAGSVPAALGGGFILLPERIYMPLLGATLLVAAARLWLPARLDALRPAPAWPWLVLLGSALGFLAGLTGIGGGIFLSPILILAAWQDPRGASGAAAVFIVVNSAFGLAGHLLRGAPLSTAFLPLAGAAVIGGLAGSWLGAARLEARTLRRIHALVLLVASAKLLARLLRGA is encoded by the coding sequence ATGGACCCGACCGCGCCCCTCGGACTGTCGCTGCTCTGCCTGGCGGTTGCGCTGGGGGCGGCGCTCTACTCGGCGGGCGGGCACGGAGGCGGCTCGGCGTACCTGGCCCTCTTCGCGCTCTTCGGCATGCCCGCGGCGGTGATGAAGCCGACGGCGCTGGCCATGAACGTCCTCGTCGCCGGCGTGGCCGTCGTGCGCTTCGGCCGGAGCGGCGCCGTGCCCTGGCGGCTCCTCGTCCCTCTCTGCGCGGGGTCGGTGCCGGCGGCCCTCGGCGGGGGCTTCATCCTGCTCCCCGAGCGGATCTACATGCCGCTCCTCGGCGCCACCCTCCTCGTCGCGGCGGCCCGGCTCTGGCTTCCCGCGCGGCTGGACGCGTTGCGCCCGGCCCCCGCGTGGCCCTGGCTCGTGCTCCTCGGTAGCGCGCTCGGCTTCCTCGCCGGCCTCACGGGCATCGGCGGCGGCATCTTCCTCTCGCCGATCCTGATCCTGGCCGCCTGGCAGGACCCGCGCGGGGCGAGCGGCGCGGCCGCGGTCTTCATCGTGGTGAACTCGGCCTTCGGCCTCGCGGGACACCTCTTGCGCGGCGCGCCCCTGTCGACCGCCTTCCTGCCGCTGGCCGGCGCGGCGGTGATCGGGGGCCTCGCCGGGAGCTGGCTCGGCGCGGCGCGGCTCGAAGCGCGGACGCTGCGTCGCATCCACGCGCTCGTGCTCCTCGTGGCGAGCGCGAAGCTCCTCGCCCGGCTGCTGCGCGGAGCGTGA
- a CDS encoding DUF2088 domain-containing protein, with the protein MPMRALPRRKLDEQVVYIDKDSAPRIVYYGEDFWLEDFPVGTRVIYPKPPIQGLPNAGAAIRHALNHPEQMDPLFAQLEPGMKVTIAMDDISLPLPPMATPDLRQTMLEIVLELLANYGVDDVHLIVATSLHRRMTDAELKRMVGAKIFDAYHPDRLYNHDAEDPDGMVFLGKTDHDEPVWLNRRAVESDLTIYLNLNLVPMDGGHKSVGVGLCNYETVRAHHEPHTIRASDGYMDPARSMLAKKCNRIGRLVDQHLKVFHIETALNNRMYKGQMDFLMKQEDDFTELDRLKFEGLKWTLSKLPRAAKRKLMHSVPASYELIACHAGATEPVHEKILARCFDQYAVKVRGQCDILVSGIPYISPYNVNSILNPILVQVMGLGYFHNMYRGKPLLKKGGVLVLAHPCYDEFDHDHHPSYIEFFNRLLPETRDAVTLREKYELEFAHNPSYVQMYRRGNAYHGAHPFFMWYWGENGRQHVGKVIVAGAINAHVPEILGWERADTMAEALAMAKGYVGASPEISVLHHPPILIADVE; encoded by the coding sequence ATGCCCATGAGAGCCCTGCCCCGCCGCAAGCTGGACGAGCAGGTGGTCTACATCGATAAGGATTCCGCCCCACGCATCGTCTACTACGGGGAGGACTTCTGGCTCGAGGACTTCCCCGTCGGGACGCGCGTCATCTACCCCAAGCCGCCGATCCAGGGCCTGCCGAACGCGGGGGCCGCAATCCGCCACGCGCTCAACCACCCCGAACAGATGGACCCCCTCTTCGCCCAGCTCGAGCCGGGGATGAAGGTGACCATCGCCATGGACGACATCAGCCTCCCGCTGCCGCCCATGGCCACCCCCGACCTGCGCCAGACCATGCTCGAGATCGTGCTCGAGCTGCTCGCGAACTACGGCGTGGACGACGTGCACCTGATCGTCGCCACCTCGCTGCACCGCCGCATGACCGACGCCGAGCTGAAGCGCATGGTGGGGGCCAAGATCTTCGACGCCTATCACCCGGACCGGCTCTACAACCACGACGCGGAGGACCCCGACGGGATGGTCTTCCTCGGCAAGACGGACCACGACGAGCCGGTCTGGCTGAACCGCCGGGCCGTGGAATCGGACCTGACGATCTACCTGAATCTGAACCTCGTGCCGATGGACGGCGGGCACAAGTCCGTGGGCGTGGGGCTCTGCAACTACGAGACGGTGCGGGCCCACCACGAGCCCCACACGATTCGCGCGAGCGACGGCTACATGGATCCGGCCCGCTCGATGCTGGCCAAGAAGTGCAACCGCATCGGTCGCCTCGTCGACCAGCACCTGAAGGTCTTCCATATCGAGACGGCCCTGAACAACCGCATGTACAAGGGCCAGATGGACTTCCTGATGAAGCAGGAGGACGACTTCACCGAGCTCGACCGGCTGAAGTTCGAGGGCCTCAAGTGGACGCTGTCGAAGCTACCGCGCGCGGCGAAGCGCAAGCTGATGCACTCGGTCCCCGCGAGCTACGAGCTCATCGCCTGCCACGCCGGCGCGACGGAGCCCGTGCACGAGAAGATCCTGGCCCGCTGCTTCGATCAATACGCGGTGAAGGTGCGCGGGCAGTGCGACATCCTCGTCTCGGGGATCCCGTACATCTCGCCCTACAACGTGAACTCGATCCTGAACCCGATCCTGGTGCAGGTGATGGGGCTCGGCTACTTCCACAACATGTACCGGGGCAAGCCCTTGCTCAAGAAGGGGGGGGTCCTCGTCCTCGCGCACCCCTGCTACGACGAGTTCGACCACGACCACCACCCGAGCTACATCGAGTTCTTCAACCGGCTGCTCCCCGAGACGCGCGACGCGGTGACGCTGCGCGAGAAGTACGAGCTCGAGTTCGCCCACAACCCGAGCTACGTCCAGATGTACCGGCGCGGCAACGCCTACCACGGCGCGCACCCCTTCTTCATGTGGTACTGGGGCGAGAACGGGCGCCAGCACGTGGGGAAGGTGATCGTGGCCGGGGCGATCAACGCCCACGTGCCGGAGATCCTCGGCTGGGAGCGCGCGGACACGATGGCCGAGGCCCTGGCGATGGCCAAGGGCTACGTGGGCGCGAGCCCCGAGATCTCGGTCTTGCACCACCCGCCGATCCTGATCGCCGACGTCGAGTAG
- a CDS encoding AMP-binding protein — translation MATLSPTEIYNGRRVFLLGGTGFLGKVTLAMLLHRFPGVGRVYTMCRAGSGTDSEARFWADVVGSPVFDVLRERYGGALEGFLRDKVRVVGGDVTLDNLGYTDEQAQAIADDVDVILNSSGKVTFNPALDQSLRTNVHGTKNLLAFAKRMKRPALVHVSTCFVAGNRSGEVWEDEEVLGYFPRQKELEGARFSVEQELADCARLSERVREEADDAVQAAQFLVAARLRLREEGRDPDNERYVKLAQARERKNWIRDRLTQLGVERAQRWGWPNIYCYTKAMGDQLVVAETGIVRSIVRPAIVESAVHFPLAGWNEGFTTTAPLIFLALKGQNLFPSSDKLILDLIPVDYVASTLLLVGAQACVEQPKLVHQLCSGDDNPIRMRRVVTLLGLHKRQRYQEKESGNRVVNELMARMEAQPVSLERFDRTSLPMFNRLAKKAGETLDRLRPRWGGGHVVDLVDRLKEKVDRAEEVTRSMQDAFDMYRPFTVENHYIFRADNVRALHGRVPAEERALLPWGVHELDWYAYWMEVHFPGLHKWVFPELEKDFAAKPKSTYTYNHLLELFETSTKLHRHRVALRMLRDGHRDQYTYEELHELATRVAGFLAEGGVAPSDRVLLLSENRPEWAMAYFGVIKAGATCVPIDKESTRDEIVNLTRSAAARGILISDALLEKHAGLEAALRGAGLESQLWTFSQAFALPLLEEETARKSRLPDRVASDAVASLIFTSGTSGHPKGVMLTHKNFTYMVSELSSVFDFTPNDGSLSVLPLHHTFEFSAGLLMPLASGAAITYLPELTGEAITSALKEGHTTAIVGVPALWELLQRRIRNRLGERSVVLEQAAELVMRANSWLWDKSGLNLGRIVFYPIHRLFGGRIRYLISGGSALADDVKRAFHGLGLQLLEGYGLTEASPVLTVARPSHRLIAGSVGQPLPHVEVRILEPDERGVGEVVARGHNVMAGYFQNQEATRATIREGWLHTGDLGHLDEEKNLYIVGRSKEVIVDSNGKNVYPDELEELYASPWVKELSVVGLPDGTAERVAALVVPDYEHDGALEKEEVRERVREHVRSVSAGLPFFKRIKVVQLSDRELPRTATKKVKRREVVAELQRLHKHGETDGAREGGGEAEHDWLLDIVAQVSGRPRGRIALPTRLDELGFDSLMYTELGVALEAAGATVRGVDDLTGIATVRELAGVAQRTRPSRAPVDETEASVAVERDELQIPEVVASVGRKVLGAGQRWLYERLLETSFDGQAHIPAHCNFILAPNHCSHLDIGLAKFAIGEAGDSLCALAASDYFFDQRYKRAYFENFTNLVPMDRSGSLRKSLKRALQLVEHGYNLLIFPEGTRSPTGELGEFKASLGYLALHGKVGILPMHIWGTFDVFPKGAVWLKGRKVGATIAQFMPHEGLEELVSGLPKSEGYRLVAAATQRLVERARDGRNATFVPSALRALWDGERLGPDGGLA, via the coding sequence ATGGCGACCCTTTCCCCAACCGAGATCTATAACGGCCGCAGGGTCTTTCTCCTCGGCGGCACCGGGTTCCTGGGGAAGGTGACCCTGGCCATGCTGCTCCACCGCTTTCCCGGGGTGGGCCGCGTCTACACCATGTGCCGGGCCGGCAGCGGCACCGACAGCGAGGCCCGCTTCTGGGCCGACGTGGTGGGCTCCCCCGTCTTCGACGTGCTCCGCGAACGCTACGGCGGCGCGCTCGAGGGCTTCCTGCGCGACAAGGTGCGCGTGGTCGGCGGCGACGTCACGCTCGACAACCTGGGCTACACCGACGAGCAGGCGCAGGCCATCGCCGACGACGTGGACGTGATCCTGAACAGCTCCGGCAAGGTGACCTTCAACCCGGCGCTCGACCAGTCGCTGCGCACGAACGTCCACGGCACGAAGAACCTGCTCGCCTTCGCGAAGCGCATGAAGCGCCCTGCGCTGGTGCACGTTAGCACCTGCTTCGTCGCGGGGAACCGCTCGGGGGAGGTCTGGGAGGACGAGGAGGTCTTAGGCTACTTCCCGCGCCAGAAGGAGCTCGAGGGGGCACGCTTCTCCGTCGAGCAGGAGCTGGCCGATTGCGCCCGCCTCTCCGAGCGCGTGCGCGAGGAGGCCGACGACGCGGTCCAGGCGGCGCAGTTCCTGGTGGCCGCGCGCCTCCGCCTCCGCGAGGAAGGGCGCGACCCGGACAACGAGCGCTACGTGAAGCTGGCGCAGGCCCGCGAGCGCAAGAACTGGATCCGCGACCGGCTGACCCAGCTCGGCGTGGAGCGCGCCCAGCGCTGGGGCTGGCCCAACATCTATTGCTACACCAAGGCCATGGGGGACCAGCTCGTGGTGGCCGAGACGGGGATCGTGCGCTCCATCGTGCGCCCGGCCATCGTGGAGAGCGCCGTCCACTTCCCGCTCGCCGGCTGGAACGAGGGCTTCACCACCACGGCCCCGCTCATCTTCCTCGCGCTCAAGGGGCAGAACCTCTTCCCCTCGTCGGACAAGCTGATCCTGGACCTCATCCCGGTGGACTACGTGGCCTCGACGCTGCTCCTCGTCGGCGCGCAGGCCTGCGTCGAGCAGCCGAAGCTCGTCCACCAGCTCTGCTCGGGGGACGACAACCCCATCCGCATGCGGCGGGTCGTCACCCTCCTCGGGCTGCACAAGCGCCAGCGCTACCAGGAGAAGGAGTCGGGCAATCGGGTCGTGAACGAGCTGATGGCCCGCATGGAGGCCCAGCCCGTCTCGCTCGAGCGCTTCGACCGCACCTCGCTGCCGATGTTCAACCGGCTGGCGAAGAAGGCCGGCGAGACGCTCGACCGCCTGCGTCCCCGCTGGGGGGGCGGTCATGTGGTCGACCTCGTGGACCGGCTGAAGGAGAAGGTGGACCGCGCCGAAGAGGTCACGCGGAGCATGCAGGACGCCTTCGACATGTACCGCCCCTTCACCGTCGAGAACCACTACATCTTCCGGGCGGACAACGTGCGGGCGCTGCACGGCCGCGTCCCCGCCGAGGAGCGCGCGCTCCTGCCGTGGGGGGTGCACGAGCTCGACTGGTACGCCTACTGGATGGAGGTCCATTTCCCGGGGCTGCACAAGTGGGTCTTCCCCGAGCTCGAGAAGGACTTCGCCGCCAAGCCGAAGTCGACCTACACGTACAATCATCTGCTCGAGCTCTTCGAGACCTCGACCAAGCTGCACCGCCACCGGGTGGCCCTCCGGATGCTGCGCGACGGCCACCGGGACCAGTACACCTACGAGGAGCTCCACGAGCTGGCGACGCGCGTGGCGGGTTTTCTCGCCGAGGGGGGCGTGGCCCCGAGCGACCGCGTGCTCCTGCTCAGCGAGAACCGGCCCGAGTGGGCCATGGCCTACTTCGGGGTGATCAAGGCCGGCGCGACCTGCGTGCCCATCGACAAGGAGTCCACGCGCGACGAGATCGTCAACCTCACCCGCTCGGCCGCCGCCCGCGGGATCTTGATCAGCGACGCGCTCCTCGAGAAGCACGCCGGGCTGGAAGCGGCGCTCCGCGGCGCGGGGTTGGAGAGCCAGCTCTGGACCTTCAGCCAGGCCTTCGCGCTCCCGCTCCTCGAGGAGGAGACCGCGCGCAAGAGCCGCCTCCCCGACCGCGTGGCGAGCGACGCCGTGGCCTCGCTGATCTTCACCTCGGGGACCTCGGGTCACCCGAAGGGGGTGATGCTGACGCACAAGAACTTCACCTACATGGTGTCGGAGCTCTCGTCGGTCTTCGACTTCACGCCGAACGACGGCTCGCTGAGCGTCCTCCCCCTGCACCACACCTTCGAGTTCTCCGCCGGCCTGCTGATGCCGCTCGCCAGCGGCGCGGCGATCACCTACCTGCCGGAGCTCACGGGCGAGGCGATCACGAGCGCGCTCAAGGAGGGGCACACCACGGCCATCGTGGGGGTCCCGGCCCTCTGGGAGCTCCTGCAGCGCCGCATCCGCAACCGACTCGGAGAGCGGTCGGTGGTGCTCGAGCAGGCCGCCGAGCTGGTGATGCGCGCCAACAGCTGGCTCTGGGACAAGAGCGGGCTCAACCTCGGGCGCATCGTCTTCTACCCGATCCACCGCCTTTTCGGCGGTCGCATCCGGTACCTCATCAGCGGCGGCTCGGCCCTCGCCGACGACGTGAAGCGCGCCTTCCACGGCCTCGGGCTCCAGCTCCTCGAGGGCTACGGTCTGACGGAGGCCTCACCGGTGCTGACGGTGGCACGCCCGAGCCACAGGCTCATCGCGGGCTCCGTCGGTCAGCCGCTCCCGCACGTGGAGGTCCGGATCCTCGAGCCGGACGAGCGCGGGGTGGGCGAGGTCGTGGCCCGAGGGCACAACGTGATGGCCGGGTACTTCCAGAACCAGGAGGCCACGCGCGCCACGATCCGCGAGGGGTGGCTCCACACGGGCGACCTCGGGCACCTCGACGAGGAGAAGAACCTCTACATCGTCGGCCGCAGCAAGGAAGTGATCGTCGATTCGAACGGCAAGAACGTCTACCCCGACGAGCTCGAGGAGCTCTACGCCTCGCCGTGGGTGAAGGAGCTGAGCGTGGTCGGGCTCCCCGACGGGACCGCCGAGCGCGTGGCGGCGCTGGTGGTGCCGGACTACGAGCACGACGGAGCGCTGGAGAAGGAAGAGGTGCGCGAGCGGGTGCGCGAGCACGTGCGCTCCGTCTCGGCGGGCCTCCCCTTCTTCAAGCGCATCAAGGTGGTGCAGCTCAGCGACCGGGAGCTGCCGCGCACGGCCACGAAGAAGGTCAAGCGGCGGGAGGTCGTAGCCGAGCTCCAGCGGCTGCACAAACACGGCGAGACGGATGGGGCCCGCGAGGGGGGCGGCGAGGCGGAGCACGACTGGCTGCTCGACATCGTGGCCCAGGTCTCGGGGAGGCCACGCGGCCGGATCGCGTTGCCGACGCGGCTCGACGAGCTCGGCTTCGACAGCCTGATGTACACGGAGCTCGGCGTGGCGCTCGAGGCCGCGGGGGCCACCGTGCGCGGCGTGGACGACCTGACCGGGATCGCCACGGTGCGCGAGCTCGCCGGCGTAGCGCAGCGCACGCGCCCGAGCCGCGCGCCGGTCGACGAGACGGAGGCCAGCGTGGCGGTCGAGCGCGACGAGCTCCAGATCCCCGAGGTCGTGGCGAGCGTCGGCCGGAAGGTCCTCGGCGCCGGCCAGCGCTGGCTCTACGAGCGACTCCTCGAGACCTCCTTCGACGGTCAGGCGCACATCCCGGCCCACTGCAACTTCATCCTCGCACCGAACCACTGCTCGCACCTGGACATCGGGCTGGCCAAGTTCGCCATCGGCGAGGCCGGCGACAGCCTCTGCGCGCTGGCCGCCTCGGACTACTTCTTCGACCAGCGCTACAAGCGGGCCTACTTCGAGAACTTCACCAACCTCGTGCCGATGGATCGCTCGGGGTCGCTGCGCAAGTCCCTCAAGCGCGCGCTCCAGCTGGTGGAGCACGGCTACAACCTGCTCATCTTCCCCGAGGGGACGCGCTCTCCGACGGGCGAGCTCGGCGAGTTCAAGGCCAGCCTCGGCTACCTCGCGCTCCACGGCAAGGTCGGCATCCTGCCGATGCACATCTGGGGGACCTTCGACGTCTTCCCGAAGGGGGCTGTCTGGTTGAAGGGCCGCAAGGTGGGGGCCACGATCGCCCAGTTCATGCCCCACGAGGGACTAGAAGAGCTCGTCTCCGGGCTGCCCAAGAGCGAAGGCTACCGGCTGGTGGCGGCCGCCACGCAGCGCCTGGTGGAGCGCGCCCGGGACGGCCGGAACGCGACCTTCGTCCCCTCCGCGCTGCGCGCCCTCTGGGATGGTGAACGGCTCGGCCCCGACGGAGGCCTCGCATGA
- a CDS encoding tetratricopeptide repeat protein translates to MKASMRWMGMGMVLVVASLSSVARAAGDEDLAKKYFTLGEELYNRADYEGALKQFQQAYGYSKKPALLYNMARCYESLGREDEAIKNFEAYVASKPGEEVERQVRSRVENLRRTWEKKKAERDRVAADRARLEEERRQLEASRRQTRVTEAPAPRRGALGIAGWTTLGAGGVLLVVGAIMGGLAKANASALEEDNLAGREFSEVAGKESRGKTFQKVAFVGLGVGAVAAVTGGVLLVLHYRRPRTESRVSIAPLFGPHGAGLHAAFRF, encoded by the coding sequence ATGAAGGCTTCGATGCGTTGGATGGGGATGGGGATGGTCCTGGTGGTGGCCAGCCTGTCGTCGGTGGCTCGCGCCGCGGGCGACGAGGATCTGGCGAAGAAGTACTTCACGCTCGGCGAAGAGCTCTACAACCGGGCCGACTACGAGGGGGCGCTCAAGCAGTTTCAGCAGGCCTACGGCTATTCGAAGAAGCCGGCGCTGCTCTACAACATGGCGCGCTGCTACGAGTCGCTCGGACGCGAGGACGAGGCGATCAAGAACTTCGAGGCCTACGTGGCCTCGAAGCCCGGCGAGGAGGTGGAGCGCCAGGTCCGCTCGCGGGTCGAGAACCTGCGCCGCACCTGGGAGAAGAAGAAGGCCGAGCGGGACCGCGTGGCGGCCGACCGTGCGCGCCTCGAGGAGGAGCGACGCCAGCTCGAGGCCTCGCGACGACAGACCCGGGTGACGGAGGCGCCGGCTCCGCGGCGCGGAGCCCTCGGGATCGCCGGGTGGACGACCCTCGGCGCGGGGGGCGTGCTGCTCGTCGTAGGCGCCATCATGGGCGGTCTGGCCAAGGCCAACGCCAGCGCGCTCGAGGAGGACAACCTCGCCGGCCGGGAGTTCTCCGAGGTGGCGGGCAAGGAGTCGCGCGGCAAGACCTTTCAGAAGGTGGCCTTCGTGGGCCTCGGCGTCGGTGCGGTCGCCGCGGTGACCGGCGGCGTCCTGCTCGTGCTGCACTATCGTCGTCCTCGCACCGAGAGCCGCGTCTCCATCGCACCGCTCTTCGGTCCCCACGGGGCGGGCCTCCACGCCGCCTTCCGGTTCTGA
- a CDS encoding YHS domain-containing protein codes for MMRTFFLVGGVMLAVAAGCKSGNPQGGAPTTGAPPAAAPAQPVGGEGAAPAAAFDSAPPAGTKAKCPVSGETFTVAADSPRSEHGGKHYAFCCPPCKTKFDAQPTSFINK; via the coding sequence ATGATGCGTACCTTCTTTCTCGTCGGTGGAGTGATGCTCGCGGTGGCGGCGGGGTGCAAGAGCGGTAACCCTCAGGGCGGTGCCCCGACCACGGGGGCGCCTCCGGCGGCGGCGCCGGCTCAGCCCGTGGGGGGCGAAGGAGCGGCGCCCGCGGCGGCCTTCGACAGCGCGCCTCCGGCCGGCACCAAGGCCAAGTGCCCCGTGTCGGGGGAGACCTTCACGGTCGCGGCGGACTCCCCGCGCTCGGAGCACGGGGGCAAGCACTACGCCTTCTGCTGTCCGCCCTGCAAGACCAAGTTCGACGCCCAGCCGACGAGCTTCATCAACAAGTAG